The Balearica regulorum gibbericeps isolate bBalReg1 chromosome 26, bBalReg1.pri, whole genome shotgun sequence genome contains the following window.
GATCTGCAAGGGGAAGCACATATAAAGAGTCCTCCAGCCCATGAAGACCAGAACACAAGTTCCTTCAGCCACAGTAGGGCTCTCTGCAGCCACGCTTTGCTGGTGGAAGGAAACTGCTGTCATTTCTCTGCCAGCTCCGTTGCCCTTCCTGGAGACTGCTGCCCTTACTGGCCTCTGCACAGCTGGAATGTGCTGAACGTACCTACAGACAGCATCCAGACAATCCTATATTTTACCCTCTTTCAACATTTCTgacaaaatctgattttaaaaaaaggacaaaaatgggTCAAAtgtcattttagtttttaaagcttctttctggaggtgttttttcttttgttgcccAGACAATGTAGCAGATACCCTAGTACCCCAGCCAGGCTACCAAAGAAAGGCAGTCCTCTtacagcaacagcaacaaattGGTTGGTTACTTAATCGATTAATTTaatagtaaaatatatttactgtaATTGCTAATTTAACCTTTCAACACCCAGTTACTCTGGGCCATGATTTCTTTGCTCTGTGAGAGGCTGCTTCTGCCCTGTCCCAGGGCTACAAGTGGAAGCACAGGCTGGAGGTCAGAGGCAGGGACAGCCCGTGAGTTGAGGAGATAGGCAGAATGGGACATAAGGGGACCTCAGATCAGGAGCCAAATTGCTGGGTACCCGCAAGTCCTCCAGGCTTTATGAGCAAGGCTCTGAAACTGCCATCTCACTAGAGCAGAAGCCTTGAAGAGGCTGGGAATGCCAGCCACTGTACCCTGATTTACCTGTGCAAATCGAACGGAGCGACGTCTTACATCGACCAAAGCAGATCGCTTAAGGccacaaaaaaaagacacagagaatTAGCTGCTGAAACCACCTGTCATTGCTTGTGCTGTTTGCTAGCAGTTAGGGACAAAAATAGCCTCTCTTCATGACCTAGTGTGTATCTGATGCCTCTCTGCACCTCCGTGCTCGCTGCAGGGTCTGACCCTATGCTGTGGCTCCGGCTGGTCAGGCAGGGAGGGTCCCGGTGCCCGTCCGCACACCGCAGGCATCTCCCTGTCCTCAGATGGGATCATGTGAAGTTGGAAGAGATGAGCAATGCTGAATTTCTTACTGctcccccacagcccctcagCCAGTACCAGAATCTCTCTTATTTTCCAAGATTTCTGttgctgataaaaaaaaaaaaccacttgtgAAGACACGTTTACAGTTTCCCTGCCAGCACAGACATATCTATCTGACAGGCAAAACCAaggcaacattaaaaaaactaGAGACAAGAGGCCTTTTGGCTCAGTCCAAGTCTCACCTGCTCTACCAGATTTCTTCATGGGAAAATAAGTAATTTCCTCCTACTGTGAAAAGAGAGtttcttctcctcaggactTGGATATTTGCTAATACCTAAACCAGCCCCATCACTTGCACTCCCTTTGTCACTGAAGAGCATCTAATTTTGCACCTAGGTTTGCATCTTCCAGTGCCTTGCACATCTTTTCTCTTCACAGGCAATGGGTTGATGGCAAAAGCCCCTACAATAAGACTTGGCTAATTCTGGGCCACTGCTGAGTGAGTATACTGATGCATGTGATGGCATTCTTTGTGCTGGGACATCATTTGATTTGTTCAGCTTCTCTGAACCATGAAGGCctttaaacataaaaagaagACATCATCTGGTGATGAAggtataaaaacagaaaaaggtggATGGGAGATTTTCTTCCAGGCCCCTGTGCAATCACTGATAAGTCGTATCCTTCCCTTGTCTCACTTCCCTCtgctgtaattaaaaacaagctGATCCCCTATcttggagggagggaaggggacagTGTAGTGTCAGTGATTCACCTGGCTTTTATGAAGAAATCTGTTGTTTTGAGGTGCATTTTATCCGGGCAGGACCAAAGCATTCTGTGACCTCACAGTTGCCAGACATTTCATAACAACAAGGGTGATGATAGTGAGTAGGTCTGTGCCCTGCCCTTGCAGTGTCTCCAAGTCATCAACAGCTGCAACCACCCAGCAGGACAGAGATCTCGAAAATGCAAACCTGCCCTTTCCTCAAACACAGAGCAGGTCTGAGTGCTGCGGCAGCTCATCTCAGCAAGGGCTGCATGGAGACGGCTGCCGTGGAGCCTGCCAGTGCTCTTCCCTCGGACCGGTCCCCTCTCTCTGCCTAGTGCTTCtagttctgttttattttctatacagGAATATCTGAGGCCCTGAAAGCAGCCAAAACTGAGCAGCTTAACTGCTGACCAGGCTCATGGGAGAGAGGACagcccagcagcaaagcaggatTTCCCCTGAGCCATGCCCTGAAGAACCTCATGGGCAGCACTTCTTGGGGGTAGAGGGGAAAATACCCAGCACTAGCTTTGAAATATACTTTTGCATTGGTTCAGTAGATTACTTTGGGGTAGGATACAAAGGTCAGTGAGCACAGAGCTGTGTTAGTCACGTAGCTGCTGTGCTGATGAACAAAATGAAAGTACCTAGATAGCTGAAAGAGATAGAAAGGTCAGTCTGTGCTTGTGATATCGCAGTACAATTGATAAATAGGCGTGTACTGGTGATAAGATAGGCTTATTGGTGATAAGATAGGTTGGAATGAGATAGATCTGCATTGGTGATATGATGGAGTGTTAAATACTGTTGATCAGACATGATTACCAATACCTTATCATGTCTCATATTATCGCTGCGGTGCTTAGTTAGAAGATGAAGTTCATCTTTTCCCTTGCAAGATGGAGAGTGCAAGAATCAGAAGAACTTTAAAGATTCAGGTAAAACAGAGGGAAGTGGGGCAAGTGGAGAGGAGGCAAGGAGAGGTCAGCAAGAAAAGAGAGGATTTGAGGAAGTTTATGggagagcagaagcagccatAGAGCACTGAGCTCTGAGTCTGTGCTAACTACAGCCTATGCCTTTATGTTATTGGTGACACAGCTCTTGCGTGAACACCCAGGGATCAGTGAGCGAAAGGACTAAAAGGTCCAGCAAAGTGTTTCAATACTTGGACCTGCCAGCAGTGAGAGAGGACAGAGCTGAATGTATCCACTCTGTgatggggaagaagagaggcTGCTCTGGTCTGCAGGGCCAGGCGATGTGTCGTACTGAGGGTGCTGAGCCCCTTCTGCCATTGCAGAGTAGGGATGCCCAGGAGGGATGCAGTGCCTGACGTCAAAGGAGATTCCTCCCGGGGGTGACTGTCAGAACTTGCACATGCCAAAATCAGGAGTCACAAAGGAGGATGAGTCACAGAGCCTTCTGACTTCAGGTCCTGGTTTTCTCACACCCTTTTTCCCCCACAGCAAGTCCTGACATTTTGCAATGCTCTTGGAACAGCCAGAGCAACATGCACAGCCTAGGTAGCTTTCTGGAGGAGAAGCCCCTGCCCCTTACTCTTGTGGCACGATCTTGAGGGATTTACATTCTGTTTGTCGCGGTGTGTGCAGACACACTTGCTTGAAATTGTCTCCAACTAAACCagaagctgtgctggggatACAACTTCTCTGGTACTTTCCCTCCCCATTTGAAAAAATACCAGCAACCAGTTAGCTGAAAATGCAATATGAGAAATCATTTCAAACTGGAAAATGGATTTGTTTCGAAAGAAAAGtctaaacaaaatgttttggcagtggttttcaagcagaaagcacatcaaatcttctgttttacagaaaagtaTCTGCTTTCTCTGGGACGAAAATATGACAcaggagataatttttttcctgtctctgacaCTAACTCACGGAACAAACAGGAACAGGCCCCTTGCTCCTCTGATACCTCTGTTTTCCCTTCTAGTGGTAGGGATAATATGTCCATAATTCTCAAGCACACAGGACAAGCTAATGGgattgagagagaaaaatgctttggCGCATAAATAGTTGGTATCACTGGAGGCCATAGTCTAAGCGAGGAGACGGTCACTCTCTTGTTTTTCATCAGACCTAGGTTCTCTGAATACTTAGAAAGGCTGTACTGAGAGGGCAATTCAGGCCTCATACCTGAAAGCTCCCAAGAAACCATTGCCTTCAGATCAAATCCACCTCCCATTAAGGTTTTCGATAAGGGCTGTGCCCTGGCCTGGGCTGTAGTTGTTTATTTTACCTCCAGGACAAGGTACTCTGTGTGAGCTACTGTGTGGCTTTCGGATACCAGCAGATGGTGAGAGATAAGCTTGTCTATTCACTGTATCTCAGGGCTCAGATCTGCTTCCCCCCTGCTCGCTTCCCCAGCCTTCACAACCACTCTGCTCTCTGCAACAGTGCAGATTGCAGTCCCCCGACATGGGTAATCCACTGCATCTGGGGGGTGCATAGACCAGTACAATCCTTGATGGGTGGGTTTCCACGGTGGACTCAGGTGAGCAGCTGTACGTGCCATTAGCTGcaagaaaactgcaagaaagCTCCAGCTCTGCAATGAAGCCAGCCCAAGGGTTACCAGATTGGTGACTCTGCAGGGTCAAGGAGGGAAACCCTGGCCTAGCATAGGGAAGTgacaattattttcttgcagttgCAAACGTTTATCATAGTTCAGTAGTCtgagtgtgttggttttgcgtggcaaggttttggtagcgggggggctacaggggtggcttctgtgagaagctgccagaagcttcccctgtgtctgacagagccaatgccagctggctccaagatggacccgccgctggccaaggccaagccaatcagcgcctctgtgataacatatttaagaaagagaaaaacagttagagagcgctttttgcagccagagagaggagtgagaagatgtaagaaactctgcagacaccaaggtcagtgcagaaggaggggcaggaggtgctccaggcgccatagcaagattcccctgcagcccgtggtgaagaccatggtgaagcaggctgtccccctgcagcccatggagggaggatgagggggtgtagcgattccacctgcagcccgtggaggaccccacgccggagcaggtggagacacctgaaggaggctgtgaccccgtgggaagcccgcgctggagcaagctcctggcaggacctgtggatccgtggagagaggagcccacgccagagcaggtttgctgacaggacttgtgaccccgtgggggacccacgctggagcagtctgctcctgaaggtctgcaccccgtggaggagactcacgttggagaaggccgtgaaggactgtctcccatgagagggaccccacgctggagcgggggaacaatgagtcctccccctgaggatgaagaagcagcagaaacaccgcgtgaggaactgaccgtaacccccactccccgtccccctgtgccgctggggggggcggaggttgaagccgggagtgaagtggagcccgggaagatgggaggggtggggggaggtgtttttaagatttggttttatttctcattcctctactctgttttgcttagtaataaataagatgaattccctctctaagttccatctgttttgctcgtgatggtaattagagaatgatctctccctgtccttatctcgacccgtaaggttttttttttcattgtaccttttctcccctgtctaatgaaagaggggagtgatagagcggttctggtgggcacctggccctcagccagggtcaacccaccacactgagCCATAGGtatgttaaaaaatatagaaTAGTTTATTTACAGGGTGACCAGTTTTCAGACTTGAAAAGCAAGATGCTTTTTTCAGTAGCACAAaggggccagatgggatccagGAGGTGAGCAACGGGTCCTGGGAGTTCAGTTGTTTCAGAAGCCATAACCAGTTTGGAGGGCTGTGGCAGTGCAAGGGGGGATGTACACTGTGCTCTGTGCTCAACAGGCACGTGGCAGTGCCTTGGGCTGTGAGCGCTGCGGCTGGCAGGGTGTGAGGAGGACAAAGCAGTGGCACTGTGCCTCCAGGAGTGAGCAGCACACCAGCTGCTTCCTGCCCTAAGCCAAGGGGAAGGGGACTGGATGGCTCCCTGTCCTGTGTCCCACCCCATGTAAAGCCTCACCAGAAATGTGTACTCGGCAGTTTCCAGCAAAAGAATTGTTTTGTAAGGGAACTGAAAAAATCTGGGTCTGCTGGAGCCAATGCAGTTCATCCTTAGTGCGTCTGGTAGGCATTAAGCTCTGAGGTCCTGGGATAGTTTTGGAAGTGGGTAAGAAGGAACTATAATACTGCCTGTACTGTCCTGTGCTGGGTCAGGCTGGAGGTGTAAATCATGGCAGGCTGTTTGGAGACACAAGGCACAGCTGAGTGCCCTTGTCTGCTGTGACAGCATCGTCTCCCAGGTTCTTAGTTCTGGAACTACTTGAGAAACCAGAGGTTTTAAGAGGTTAAAGCAAAAATTCACAAAGAGCCTTTCCAGGTCCCATGCAGGAAGGGTGTGTGTTCAGGATTAGAGAGGGAAACTCAGGGAAGAGTTTCTTTTGCCTTGTCCTCTGTCTCTGGTCCATTTTCTGTCTTGGTAGCAATACTGTAGTAGTAGGAGCGGATgatgttttccacagaaataaatcCTGGACGCTCTTCCCATCTGCAAGGGCAGAAAGGAACAAATAGAGTCAACAGAAGGGACAAAAGTGGATTGATGCAACGAGAACATACCAAGCATAGAAAAACCTGGGGGAGAACAGCAGCCTGGTTGTACCAGGACTTATGAGGGCAGCTGAGACTTTTCTGGGATGGAGAGGTGGAAAGGCACAGAGGCTCTGATATCTTTCAGTGTTGGTACAGACAAATGGAGGAGTATGATAAAGAAATAGGTGCATCATTCATCATAGACTGGGGAATGAGACCAAGGCAGAAGACACCATTTGCTTTGTGTTGCCACCATCCAGACCATGTGTGCTGTTCTGATGGACCTGCCACCCAGCAAAGAGTCGAGCTAGTGAAAGCCTCACCTGTAAGTCCAGCATTTCTGCATGAGAGCATACATTTCTGCTGGGCAGTCCGTGGGGCACTCCATGCGCTTCCCTTGCTCTATGAAGCTGATGACCTCTGGGCCTTTCATTTTCTAGGATAGGATCAAGTGGGAAAAtgctttaatgtttttgaaGCTGGAAACAGGGTTAGAAGAGACAGATTAGAGCTGAGCCTGGGGTAATTCTTTGGATCCATGCACCACACACCCCGTACAGTCACCGCTTTCAACCCCGGCACCCAGCAGCAACGTCTTGCATTGCACCAGCCCAGCCTGCAGACCCCATCCCAAGCCTGGGCAGAGCAGTGGCTGAGCAACTGATTTTTCAGCTCTGCAAGTAAACTGAAGGATCAAAGAGAAGAACTGCTTTGATTCAAACCCaaatgaatttgttttgttttgtttcttctcccttaAATGAAGCCAAAGCTGCAGAATCCAAACAGTCTAATTTGTGCCTTTTGTAAAGTGGAAGTAAGCCTGTCTCCTTTCCCCTTTGTTCAACAGTGCGAAGAGCACTCActcaaggaaacagaaattgtAGTTTCAGTGTGTGTCAGCCTGTTATAGAGTGGTAGACTAGACTGTGGCATCCATCTGTGATGGACCCAGCTCTGCCTTACCTTGTACGGTTTCTGCCCATAGCTGAAGGCCTCCCACATGGTCACGCCGTAGCTCCACACGTCGCTCTTGCTGGAGAACTTGTGATAGAGGATGCACTCTGGGGCATACCATTTCAAGGGCCACTTTCCTGCTGTCCTGGCCTGTAGCAAAGCAGAGAGGATCATTTCCACTCTGAGACACAGACTGCTCTGAGCTGAACCAGGGTTCTGCTTTGCTAAATTTTTTTGTCATATGCAATCCcacactgctgaaaaaaaaatccccttgcCCTGGGCTAGGAGCTCCAGGTCCCAAGCCTTGAGCCCTAAGCCCTGAGCCCCATGGTGCCATCCTCCTCCTTGCACCCCAGTCCTGGGGCTCAGCACGGTCATGCACTGGCACACGCTGCTGGGAAGATCAGCCCTGGCTCACTCTTCATcaccttctcttccctgctctctgctctggctCCTCTCCTGTGTCCTCTCTCCTATCTTCCCACTGCAGTGcatccccctccctgcctctgcatCTGTCTGAATTTCCTCCTTGCTGCCTGGACCTTTGCAAAGCCCCTTTTAATGTCACAGCATTGAGGTCAGCCAGGATGTGATGTGGTCATACAGCAGGGCTCCTGGGAAGACCCCAGGGCCTCTACACCTGGGGGTCTCAGTCCTCCAACCAGGAGGGCTCCTGCCCTATCTGGATCCTTTGCTGTACTTACAGCTACTTACCTTGTAGTAGCTGTCATCAGCTCCAAGAGCCTTGGAGAGTCCAAAGTCACTGATTTTGGCATAATGCTGGTTGACCAGCAGGACATTTCTGGCTGCCAGGTCTCTGTGGAcaaagtttttttcctccaagtacTTCATCCCCATGGATACTTGGTGCATCAGCTCCACAATATTGGGGACACTAATCTCGTCTCTGGGGAAAATGAAAGGACAATGCAATAATAAAGGACCTGCCATTACTCTGTAGACCACAGTCCCCTCCAAGCTTTCTAGCTGCAAGTGAGGATGACACCTCTGCTTCAGAAGCATCAGTCCCTCTAATCTCCCATGAAAAGACATCTCTTTCTGCTGTTATCAGCTTCCCTCTACCTACAAAGCCATGCTCCCCTAGCAGAAGAGAGTTTGATGAGAAGTGCAGAAAATCAACCAGCCACAATTTATTCAGTACTCACTTCTTGGAAGCCAAGAACTTGTTGAGTGGCCCTCCAGAAGCCATCTCCATCACAAGCATCAGGGACTCTGCCTCACAGACCCCAATCATGCGGACAATGTAGGGGTTGTCCAGCTGATGCATGATCTGGGCTTCCTTCATCATTTCATCCTTCACTGTTTTCTCATTGTTGTTCTTCAGCACCTTTATGGCCACATCAATCTGCTTCCTGCACAGGACGCAAGAGGAACACACATGGGATCAACTAAGCAGCTGGACTCATGTATCACAGCCAGGAATGAAAACCACTTCTCATGTGGTACTGTTTGCTCTCTCAATGGATATCTCAGTAGCCTGTTTTGGCAGACCCTTGCAAAAACACTGGCATCTCAGGCCTGCTAGAaggacaaagagaaaaggatCACCTCACCCTTGTAAGTGTAGACCAGTATTTGCCATCTATAGATCTGAAGGTGCATCACCTCACACACTGAGATCTGCATCATCATTGCTGTATTTCAAGGGGGAAATTCAGGCACAAAGTGGGCAAAGGCCATCTTTGTGGACTCACAGACAACCAGTGACAGAGCCAAGGATCACACATCTCCTCAAGTCTCACTCCTTTGCCCTGACGTGGACCAAGATGACCTCAGAAGCATTGACTTGCTCCTCTGAGCCCAGCAAATGCCTTCAGAAGTGGTAGTCTCATGCCCAGGAGTGTGCAGTGCAGATTACACTCTCAGGGCAATGAGGCTGTCACTGAAAGGTCATCACTGACTTTCCAGAGTATCTCTTATACCTCCACCCCATTATCACTTTAGGGTCCCTCTAGCTAGAAACAGGATAGCTGGGGACACCTCTGAGCTCAGCCTGGAGCACCTTCCTCCTGCTTGGTCAGCATCCGTCAGGGTAGCACTCACTTTCTCATTTTGTAGACTCCTTTCTTGACGCAGCCAAAGTTTCCTGCCCCCAGTTCCACTTCATCAATCATCAGGTGGTCCCTCTTCAGGAAAAGCTTCTTATCCTTCAGTTCTTCGGGGTCACTGTACGGGCTCTCGTAGACACTCGTGTCCATGGGTAGCAGGCGTGACTTTCCTGCACCTGCCCAAGAGATACAGGTTTTTATAGCTGTAACCAACATATCGttccccatccctctgtccCTCACTGGTTGGGAAGTTTTTCTCTAGTCTCTTGGCCAATCCTCCTTCAAGCTCCAGCACTCAAGCCTCCCTCCTGGGCATCTCCCTTCCTTTCACAACCCATGGCTTCTCCTAGTtacagctgctggaggagccaGGATGGGGAGAGGTGTTTGCGCATTCCCACTCCACGCATTAGACCCTGCGGGACCTGGGCACGTGCATGGCTTCACCCCACTGCAATGTAACTACACACACTGAGTATTTGGAAGGCAGGATGGAAGATGGGGAACAGGACAGGGCTTGATTTACTGGGTGCCAGGTGTGGGCAAACAGTTTTGCAATATTGTTGTCTCAGGGCCCTGAAATGAATGGGATGCTCCTTGGGTGCCTTTGTAAGAAAGAGGCTTTGTAGCACAGCTCTTTGACCAGAAGGTGATACAGATGTGTCAGGTGACCCCTGTGGTTCCTGTGGCATCCCCAGGTCCTGTTAGGGCTTTCAAAGATGCTCACCTACAGGCTCTGGTGTGTATCCGTCTGCATTGAGAGGCCCAAGGtttctctggaaaagaaacGGGGATAAAGTGGATCCTGAGGTGGGCACAAGAGATTGGAGTGGCATCAAGATGACTTTTCCCTTCCAGTCCTGGCTGGCAGGTACCCccactgcagctgcacagcaggGATCAGACCCTGGGGGGATTCCCTGTGATGGCGCCTGAACGCAGCATCGCCCCTCAGTAATCCAGCCTGTGGGCTGTGCAGGGTGAGGTGCTGAGGGCTCTGGG
Protein-coding sequences here:
- the ZAP70 gene encoding tyrosine-protein kinase ZAP-70, which gives rise to MPDAAAHLPFYYGSIARSEAEEYLKLAGMADGLFLLRQCLRSLGGYVLSMVYNLQFYHYAIERQMNGTYAIAGGKAHCGPEELCEFYSKDADGLCCTLRKPCNRPSGVEPQPGVFDSMRDNMVREYVRQTWKLEGDALEQAIISQAPQVEKLIATTAHERMPWYHGNIARDEAERRLYSGAQPDGKFLLRERKENGAYALSLVYGKTVYHYRIDQDKSGKYSIPEGTKFDTLWQLVEYLKLKPDGLIFYLKETCPNPNMPASAAPVPPTHPSVSRNLGPLNADGYTPEPVGAGKSRLLPMDTSVYESPYSDPEELKDKKLFLKRDHLMIDEVELGAGNFGCVKKGVYKMRKKQIDVAIKVLKNNNEKTVKDEMMKEAQIMHQLDNPYIVRMIGVCEAESLMLVMEMASGGPLNKFLASKKDEISVPNIVELMHQVSMGMKYLEEKNFVHRDLAARNVLLVNQHYAKISDFGLSKALGADDSYYKARTAGKWPLKWYAPECILYHKFSSKSDVWSYGVTMWEAFSYGQKPYKKMKGPEVISFIEQGKRMECPTDCPAEMYALMQKCWTYRWEERPGFISVENIIRSYYYSIATKTENGPETEDKAKETLP